One part of the Streptomyces lydicus genome encodes these proteins:
- a CDS encoding fumarylacetoacetate hydrolase family protein, which translates to MRIARFSIDGNVGFGVVEDDALDVIKGHPFAEFERSGQKVPLDKVRLLPPVLPNKVVGVGRNYAEHAAELGNAVPDVPVTFFKPSTSVIGPGDPIAYPSFSQEVHHEAELAVVIGRMCREVPRERVKDVILGYTCANDVTARDVQQREKQWARAKGFDSSCPLGPWVETELDPADLTIQCTVNGEQRQLGRTSDMVRPIEDLIVHITEAMTLLPGDVILTGTPAGVGPLNVGDEVAVTIEGIGTLTNKVIKRG; encoded by the coding sequence GTGCGCATCGCCAGATTCTCCATCGACGGCAACGTCGGCTTCGGCGTCGTCGAAGACGACGCACTCGACGTCATCAAGGGGCATCCCTTCGCGGAATTCGAGCGCTCGGGACAAAAGGTCCCCCTCGACAAGGTCCGGCTGCTGCCGCCCGTCCTGCCCAACAAGGTCGTGGGCGTGGGCCGCAACTACGCCGAACACGCCGCCGAGCTGGGCAACGCCGTCCCGGACGTACCGGTCACCTTCTTCAAGCCGTCCACCTCGGTGATCGGCCCCGGCGACCCCATCGCGTACCCCTCCTTCTCCCAGGAGGTGCACCACGAGGCCGAGCTCGCCGTCGTGATCGGCCGGATGTGCCGCGAGGTGCCCCGCGAGCGCGTCAAGGACGTCATCCTCGGCTACACCTGCGCCAACGACGTCACCGCGCGCGACGTCCAGCAGCGCGAGAAGCAGTGGGCCCGGGCCAAGGGCTTCGACAGCTCCTGCCCGCTCGGCCCCTGGGTCGAGACCGAGCTGGACCCCGCCGACCTCACCATCCAGTGCACGGTCAACGGCGAGCAGCGCCAGCTCGGCCGCACGAGCGACATGGTCCGCCCGATCGAGGACCTGATCGTCCACATCACCGAGGCGATGACGCTGCTTCCCGGCGACGTCATCCTCACGGGCACCCCGGCCGGGGTCGGCCCCCTCAACGTCGGCGACGAGGTCGCCGTCACCATCGAAGGCATCGGCACTCTCACCAACAAGGTGATCAAGCGTGGCTAA